A stretch of Roseibium porphyridii DNA encodes these proteins:
- a CDS encoding bifunctional rhamnulose-1-phosphate aldolase/short-chain dehydrogenase has product MLNSAAGSRLENLWDDQKASGMSEPELLLYRSNLLGSDKRITNYGGGNTSAKVFQKDPLIGDEVEVLWVKGSGGDVGTIEMDGFATLYMEKLRALKGLYRGLEFEDEMVGYLPHCTFNLNPRAASIDTPLHAYVPMPHVDHMHPDAIIAIAAAADSRELTREIFGEDIGWLPWKRPGYELGLWLEKFCEANPQARGVVLESHGLFTWADTAKECYETTLEIINKAIGWFEDKTAGTNAFGGARFNALPPVERRDIAASLMPAIRGMISGKQHMVGHFDDSDAVLEFVNSNDMEALAALGTSCPDHFLRTKIRPLVVDFDPGNPDIQATLSGLGEAVETYRDDYAAYYARCKYDNSPALRDPNAVVYLVPGVGMITFAKDKATARISGEFYTNAINVMRGASSVSTYCGLREQEAFDIEYWLLEEAKLQRMPNPKSLAGRIALVTGGAGGIGSATAERFLREGACVVLADIDKEALAAAAHNLSGRYSKDVVRAVTMDVTSEDAVAESFSRAALEFGGVDILVSNAGIASSAPIEETTLDLWNRNLSILSTGYFLVSRAAFQVLKTQGLGGSIVFIGSKNGLAASPGASAYCTAKASELHLARCLALEGAPEGIRVNVVNPDAVLRGSKIWSGNWLKERAEAYGKDTSELEEHYRQRSLLKRSVLPEDIAEASYFFASDVSSKSTGNIINVDAGNVQSFTR; this is encoded by the coding sequence ATGTTGAATTCGGCCGCCGGGTCCCGGCTGGAAAACCTGTGGGACGATCAAAAGGCGTCGGGCATGAGTGAGCCTGAACTTCTTCTTTATCGTTCGAACCTTCTTGGATCCGACAAGCGCATCACAAACTACGGTGGTGGCAACACATCCGCGAAGGTTTTTCAGAAGGATCCGCTTATTGGCGACGAAGTTGAGGTCCTGTGGGTGAAAGGCTCAGGAGGCGACGTCGGCACCATCGAGATGGATGGTTTTGCGACGCTTTACATGGAAAAGCTGCGCGCATTGAAAGGTCTTTATCGGGGGCTTGAGTTTGAAGATGAGATGGTCGGCTACCTGCCACACTGTACCTTCAACCTGAACCCGCGTGCTGCGTCGATCGACACGCCTCTTCATGCCTATGTGCCCATGCCGCATGTCGATCACATGCACCCCGACGCAATCATCGCTATCGCCGCGGCAGCTGACAGCAGGGAGCTCACACGAGAGATTTTTGGCGAGGACATTGGCTGGCTGCCCTGGAAACGGCCTGGATATGAGTTGGGTCTGTGGCTTGAAAAGTTTTGCGAGGCGAACCCGCAGGCACGGGGTGTCGTTCTTGAAAGCCATGGATTGTTTACCTGGGCGGATACCGCCAAGGAGTGCTACGAAACGACGTTGGAAATCATCAACAAGGCGATAGGCTGGTTCGAGGACAAAACTGCGGGCACAAACGCCTTTGGCGGTGCCAGGTTCAATGCTCTGCCGCCGGTTGAGCGGCGGGACATCGCCGCCAGTCTCATGCCGGCAATTCGAGGCATGATTTCCGGGAAGCAGCACATGGTCGGACATTTTGACGACAGTGACGCAGTTCTGGAATTCGTCAACTCCAATGACATGGAAGCCCTGGCGGCTCTGGGCACTAGTTGTCCCGATCATTTTCTGCGAACCAAAATCAGGCCGCTTGTTGTCGATTTCGACCCGGGCAATCCAGACATTCAAGCCACGCTCTCCGGCCTGGGCGAGGCGGTGGAAACCTATCGGGACGATTACGCCGCCTATTATGCACGTTGTAAATACGACAACAGTCCAGCGCTTCGGGATCCGAACGCCGTCGTCTATCTGGTGCCGGGTGTCGGCATGATCACCTTTGCCAAGGACAAGGCAACTGCCCGAATTTCAGGCGAATTCTATACCAATGCCATTAACGTCATGCGGGGCGCTTCCAGCGTTTCGACCTATTGCGGACTGCGTGAGCAGGAAGCTTTCGACATTGAGTACTGGTTGCTCGAAGAGGCGAAGCTGCAGCGTATGCCAAACCCGAAAAGCCTGGCGGGGCGGATTGCGTTGGTGACCGGAGGTGCTGGCGGAATAGGGTCGGCAACGGCTGAGCGGTTTTTGCGCGAAGGAGCCTGTGTTGTCCTGGCGGATATCGACAAGGAGGCCCTTGCGGCCGCCGCGCACAATCTGAGCGGGCGCTACTCCAAGGATGTTGTCCGGGCCGTCACAATGGACGTCACGAGTGAAGACGCGGTCGCAGAGAGTTTTTCTCGGGCTGCGCTGGAATTCGGTGGCGTCGATATCCTTGTGTCGAATGCAGGCATTGCCTCCTCTGCGCCGATAGAGGAGACGACGCTGGATCTCTGGAACCGCAACCTTTCCATCCTGTCGACCGGCTATTTTCTGGTGTCGCGCGCGGCATTTCAGGTTCTCAAGACACAAGGGCTAGGCGGTTCCATCGTTTTCATCGGATCCAAAAACGGATTGGCGGCCTCACCGGGTGCCAGTGCCTATTGCACAGCGAAGGCGTCGGAGCTGCATCTTGCCAGGTGTTTGGCGCTGGAAGGTGCTCCTGAAGGGATCCGCGTCAATGTGGTCAACCCGGATGCGGTGCTTCGAGGATCCAAGATCTGGTCCGGAAACTGGCTGAAGGAACGGGCGGAAGCCTACGGCAAAGACACATCCGAACTCGAAGAACACTACCGTCAGCGATCTCTTCTGAAGCGATCCGTTCTGCCGGAAGATATTGCTGAAGCGAGTTATTTCTTCGCTTCCGACGTATCGTCAAAATCAACCGGCAACATCATCAATGTCGACGCCGGAAATGTGCAGTCTTTTACGCGCTAG